The region CGGCTCCTTTGAGAAATATCCACTTGTTGTAGCATCCAGCATACCTCCTCACTTATGACACTCGTTTGTTTAATGCAGTAATGAAATACTACGGTAAAGATGTTGGAAAACCCTTCTTAAATAAAACAAACCGAGAAGAAAAAGAGTGGTTTCATAGGATGCATCAAGCTGTATATATTTTTTTGATCGAACGTTCTTTCGCTGACAGCACTCTGACCTATGTGTCTGTTAAACTGAATCTAAGAAGATCTTAGTCGGATTCATTTATTTGACGGTGTGTAAAGTTATCGGCATAGGCTGGGACATATTTTAAATGCTATTATTAAAGAGGCGTAATAAGTTCTAGTCGTACATACATAATAGGACTATTTAAACATCCAGTTATTTTTATAGTTGGTCTACAATCTTTTTGGAAGAGTAAGGTGATTATATGTCAAAGTGTCCATTTTGTAATTTAAAAGCTGAACAAAAGGTGATTGAAAATGACCTTGCCATAGGTTTTTATGATTTATATCCAGTCCAGAAAGGTCATTTGCTGATCATCCCCAAGCGACATGTTGCCACATATTTTGAAGCTACAGAAGAAGAAGTCAAGGCGATCCATCAATTGTTACACAAAGGCAAAGAATTAATTGATCAAGAGTATGATCCTGATGGATACAACATCGGTGTTAACATAGGTGAGTATGGAGGTCAAACAGTCATGCATCTTCATGTTCACCTTATTCCAAGGTATAAAGGTGATATAGGAGATCCTAGAGGAGGTATTCGCAAAGCGATCCCTAATCTAGTCCAATATCCTTAAGTTTGTTCGAATATATCAATAAGGGGGGTGGAACTATGAATCATTCGACAAAGCTAATCACAAACAACCTTATTGAAGAGATAAAAGAAAATATCGAACAATCTACCTCGGTTTATGTGCTCGTATCTTTCGTCATGAAATCAGGTGTTGAGTTATTGAGCCCTCATTTAATACGAGCTATGCAAAAAGGGACTGAGATTAAAATACTTTGTGGAGACTACCTATATGTCACACAACCGGAAGCATTACAAGTATTAACAAATTTAAACCATCATAATTTAGAAGTGAGAATGTGGCAGAGTAGAGGGGTTTCCTTCCATCCTAAATCGTATATCTTTCAAAGAGATGCCAATAACGGTCTATTAGTTGTGGGTTCCTCTAACTTATCTCACTCTGCACTTAAAGACGGACATGAATGGAATCTTTCAGTTGAAGCAAGCACACAACAACAAACTTATGAAGAAGCGATCGATCAATTTATGAAGTTGTTTTACCATGAGCAGACACTCCCTTTAAATAAGGAGACATTAAAGCAATATAAACAAGAGCATGCGTTATTTCATCAAACATATAGAGATTTAGCACAGAAATGGACAGAACAGGAAGAATTAAGCTTAATGTTGTCTCATAATCAAGAGACCGAACAAACGATAAAGGTAAGGGAAAAGAAGGTTGCTTATGGTGAAGAGACACAAGAGATTAAGCCAAGACCCGCCCAAAAAGAAGCATTAGAAGAATTAAAAAATACCTTGGAAGAAGGATATGACAAAGCACTTGTCGTAATGGCGACTGGGTTAGGCAAAACATACTTAGTAGGTTTCTTTGCTTTAAATTATGAAAGAATTCTATTTATTGCTCATCGTGAGGAGATACTGTATCAAGCGCAGTCCTCATTTGAGCGTATTATGCCTCGTCATAATTTTGGAATCTATAACGCCAAAGAAAAGAATACAGAGGCTAATTGTATATTTGCTTCCATATTCACTTTGGCAAATAAAGCTCACTTAGAGAAATTTGACCCAACTGATTTTGATCTGATTATCATTGATGAGTTTCACCATGCTGCCGCTCATACATATCAAAAGGTCATAGATTATTTCGATCCTCGTTTCTTACTGGGGATCACAGCAACGCCAGACAGAATGGATAACAAGGACGTTTACGCCATTTGTGATGGCAATGTGGCATATAGGTTACATTTTTTAGATGCTATACAAAATGGGTGGCTTTGCCCTTTCGAATATCATGGTGTTTATGATGAGATAGATTACTCTCAGATTAGCTGGTTAGGTAAAAAATATGATGAAAAAGAATTACTGGAAGCACAGGTACAAAATCACGTTGCCGATAATATTTATAATGCTTGGAAGAAACATAAACAATCAAGAACGATCGCTTTTTGTTCATCCGTCAAACAAGCGGACTATTTAGCAAGATATTTTCAGGATCAAGGTGTTCATAGTTTAGCCCTCCATTCAAAAGAGATTAATATAAGTAGAAATAAAGCCATTCAATGGCTTGAAACAGGAGAAATTGAAGCAATTTTTACCGTCGATTTATTTAATGAAGGCGTTGATATTCCATCGGTAGATACGCTTTTATTCGTTAGACCAACAGAGTCTCTCACCGTTTTCACTCAACAAATCGGGCGTGGTTTAAGATTGGCAGAGGATAAGGAATATTGCACCGTTATAGATCTTATTGGTAACTACAAAAATGCGGACATTAAACTGTCAGTACTGAGCACTGAGGGGATGGAGGGAACATTACAACGGGGGAAAGCCAACATAGTGCCAGTCATACCAGACAACTGCAAACTCAACCTTGATACGAAGGTGATCAACCTTCTAGAAGAGTTAAAGAAAAAGAGACAACCTAGAAAAGAAAGTTTAAGAGAAGCTTACTTTGACTTAAAGCAGGAACTTGGTCAAAGACCGTCTTATCTTGAATTTCATTTGCAAGCGAGTGCCGAAAGTCACATGATTAGACAAGAGTTTAAAAGTTACATTGGTTTTTTGTCATGGTTAAAAGATCTCACCGTGGAAGAGGAAGAAATATATCATCAACACCAAAATTGGTTCAGGGAAGTAGAAAGAACATCAATGGCCAAAAGCTACAAAATGATTGTATTACAATATATGCTCAACAAAGGTGTAAAGGATTGGTTACAACCTGTGACACCTGATGAAGTCTCTTCATTTTTTCATCAATACCTTACAGAAAAGGAATATAGAAAAAGAATAGATTTCTCTGACAAAGCCTCCAGAAAACTATGGGAGTACAACAAAGAGAAAATAAGTAAATTAATCACAGACATGCCCATGACCAAATGGAGTGGGAGCTCAAAAGGTTTAGTGACCTTTGAAGATGGATTATTTAAAATTAACATAGACGTAAAATACGAAGATTTAGAAGTGGTACATAACTGGACTCAGCAGATATGTGAATATCGTTTACATGCCCATTTTGAGAGGAAAGGTAATAGGAGCTGATATTATGCTCAAAAAAGGACTTTATGAAGAAATTATTAACAAGCAGCTCAGAGAAGAACTCAAGCACCTAGATGATACCTACGATATTGAAAAAGAATCGATAGATGTAGAAGACGCTAGAAAGGTGCTTTCTGCCTATATATCACATGTGACCAGAAGAGCGTTGCATTATGTCAGAGATCAAGAAAAAGACCCTTCAGATGCCTTACTGGCTCAAATCAAGACATGCAATGATATCATTCAGACACTAAGTGAAAAGCTCGATGAAGATGAGTTTAATTCATTACATATAGAGGAAAAAGGCGAAGTGCTACACTCCGTTTATAGTAAATTAAATACAATAGACAAGATGAAGAACAGTAAACCGATAAGACCAGTGACGCCACTTTCTCAAAGCTCATTGTTCACAGGATCTAACTTTGAACCTAACATGCTGAGTGAATTAAAAAAAGAAATTCTATCGTCAGATCGCATTGACTTTCTTGTTTCCTTTATTAAATGGAGTGGTTTAAGGGTGATTATGGAGGAGCTTGAGAAGTTTACGCAAAGCGGTGGGCAGTTAAGGGTCATTACCACCTCGTACATGGAAGCAACCGATTATAAAGCGATTATGGAATTGAGCCAGCTTAAAAACACAGACATTAAGATATCATATGATGTTGAAAGGACACGCTTACATGCTAAAGCGTATTTATTTAAGCGTGACACAGGGTTTAGCACTGCCTATATCGGTTCCTCTAATCTATCGAACCCTGCTCTTACATCGGGACTGGAATGGAATATGAAGGTCACAGAAAAAGATTCCTTTGACATTATCAAAAAGTTTGAAGCCACCTTTGAAAGTTATTGGAACGATAGTGAATTTAAAACCTTTCAAGCAGATCAGGAACAGGATCATGAAAGGTTGAAACGCGCCTTAAAGAAAAAGGGGGTGCACGAAGCAGATTTCTCTTTCTCTTTTCATATCGAGCCCTATCATTATCAGCAAGAGATGCTTGAGAAACTGCAGGTTGAAAGGGAAGTGTTTGGTAGAAATAAAAATTTACTAGTGGCAGCTACAGGGGTGGGGAAAACGGTCGTTTCCGCCTTTGATTACCGCCGCTTCAGAAAGAAGAACGGACAACAGGCACGCCTGTTATTTGTAGCGCATAGAGAAGAGATCTTAAAACAAAGCCGAGATACCTTTCGAGCAATATTAAATGATTACAACTTTGGTGATTTATTAGTAGGGGGACATGTTCCAGAACGTTTAGACCATCTTTTTGTCAGTGTACAAAGTCTGAATAGTACCAACCTTTATGAAAATACAGAAACGACCTACTATGACTACATTATTGTTGACGAATTCCATCATGCCGCTGCTAAGTCCTACCAAAAACTACTAGAATATTATAATCCAAAGGTATTACTAGGGTTAACGGCCACACCAGAAAGGAGAGATGGGGGGGACATCTTTTCATATTTTGATCATGTCGTAGCTTCTGAGATGAGGCTGCCAGAAGCGATTAACAAAAAGCTTTTAAGCCCTTTTCAGTATTTTTGTGTTACGGATACCGAAGATTTATCTAAACTTAAATGGCGTCATAAAGGCTACGACATAAATGAACTAGAGCATGTTTATACAGATAATAAAGTCAGAAGTAACCAAATCGTTAAAAGTTTGTATAAGTACGTTACAGACGTTGATGAAGTTAAAGGACTTGGTTTCTGTGTGAGTATTAAACATGCTGAATATATGGCCCATTTCTTTAATCAAAAAGGGATTCGTGCAGTTTACTTACATGGCGGCTCAGATAAAGAGACGAGGCTTAGTGCCAAGCAAAGACTGATTAATGGTGATATTAAGTTGATATTTGTCGTCGACCTCTACAACGAGGGGGTTGATATACCTGAGGTTAATACAGTTCTTTTCCTGCGTCCAACAGAAAGCTTAACGGTGTTTTTACAACAGCTCGGACGAGGGCTAAGGCTTGCTGAAGGGAAGGAGTGCCTCACGGTTTTAGACTTTGTGGGACGAGCTCACCAAAACTATAACTTCGAAGAGAAATTTAGAGCCTTAATAGGGAAAACAAAGCATTCAGTACGCCACTATGTAGAGCAGGGCTTTTTTAACGTACCTAAAGGTAGTTTTATTCAGTTAGAGAAACAAGCAAAGGAAAACATCTTAAGTAACATCAAAACTAGTATGAATACTCGCTCAGGTCTAGTAAAGAAACTAAAATACTTCAAAGAAGATACAGGGTTAGACGTGACTTTAGAAAACGTCCTGGAACACTATCGTATGTCTTTGTATGACTTTTATGGCAAAAATGGAGACCGATCTTTTGTGAGACTTGGAGTTGAAGCGGGTATCTTTGAGGAATTTATACACCCGGATGAGAAGAAAATAACGAAAAGGCTACCACATTTGCTTCATCTTAACTCAAGAAAACTATTATCGTTTCTTTTGAACTACATACAGCACGGGGCTATGCATACGAAAGAAGAAACACAAATGCTAGCGATGTTTTACTATTCGTTCTATAAAGACGTGCCATATAAAGAAGGGTTTACTTCAATAGAAGAAGGTGTTAAACATGTGCTGCGTTCACAACAAATGACGTATGAAATAAAAAGCATACTAAGCTATAACTATCAGACATTAGACCAAATGGAGATACAGCATGACCTTAATTTTACCTGTCCACTCGGTGTACACTCTTCTTATTCAAAAGCACAGATTATGGCAGCGTTAGGTTATTTTAATGACGAAAGGGCCCCATCTTTTCGTGAAGGTGTTAAATACTTTGCAGATAAAAAACTGGATGTTTTTTTCGTTACTTTAAATAAGTCAGAAAAAGACTTCTCACCGTCGACACTTTACGAGGACTACGCTATTAACGAACGTTTATTTCATTGGCAAACCCAGAGTGGTGTGTCAGAGAAGACACCCACAGCTCAAAGGTATATTAACCATCGGGAACTAAACCATCAAGTTGCTCTTTTTGTTAGAGAATATAGAAAAGAAAACGGGTACACTGCACCGTTCATTTTTTTAGGAACCGTTGAATATGTCAATCATTCAGGAAATAAGCCGATGAGCTTTAAATGGAAACTAAAACATCCAATGCCACCATCGCTTGTTCCTAAAGCAAATAAGAATATATTATAGATCTAGTCTAGATAGATGCATGACCCAAACTAAGAGTGTAGCTTGTGACATGTCATTTATTTAGGTTGATCGTTAGGTTAAGAACGCCTTATAGAATTTCTATAGGGCGTTTAAGTTTATTTAGTATATAGATTCGTCTTCATGTTTAAATTCACTGTCAATTTCATCTGGATGTGTATTATTATCAACTGTAGCTACATCAATCTGGAATACTAGCTCAGACCCCACTTTATATATGTAAATGATCTCTGGTTCGTCTTTAAAGACGACATTAGCTGAGTAGAGTGGAAGTTTTCCTATGGTGGTTTTTGTGATTTCAAATTCTTCTTGGTTATAATCTTTATCATCCAACAAGTGAGCTGTTACTTTCTTCTCTATATTGTAATGTTGATACTCAATAAACAAAAAGGGCGCGATTATCATAATAGTGACAAAAGTGACAATAACAATTAATATAATCCTCTTTTTATTCCTCATCTAATACCCCCTTGTTCAAATGTCTACTGCTTCTTAACTACCCGTTACTTTGTAATGCTTTGCTTTACAGAAAAAGCCTCGCTAAATCCCCCACATTACCATACCCTTTGATATGGGGATGAAAGGTTAGCAATGGCTTAGTTCATTATATCAAACACTTAGGGGAGAAAGAATCTCAATAGTTAATGAATTTCTATAAAGTTAAAAATTAACTATAGTACATTAAAAAAATGCGGACTGAGAGGATTGGAATGAAGGCCCTAAAGTAAAAATGAGAAGATTTCCAATTCTCATTCCGGTCATATGTCCGTACAAATGAAGTTGGCGTTTCCAATTCATGAGCTATAAATGCTAAATATTGCAAAAATTTTAACAAATAAAGGCAGGATTTTCAGAAAAAAGGATGAATTTGTAATGACAAGAGGGGGTGAGGGAGGTAGAAGTGGCTAAGTTATAAGTACAACTTTTGTGAAATAATGAGTGACTGATGGCTAAAATGAGATTCTATTTGTGGAGGGAGAGCTGAGATGAAGGAATCACGTAGGAGAAGCATGGCGATGATCATGATGTTATCCCTGGTTCTAGGGATGGTGCCGACGATGGGGGTAGCAGAGACGAGTTCTTCTGAGGATATAGTAGCAGCCGAAGATCTGATATTAAGATATACGTTCGATGAGTCTAATGGGGCGACGGTTGAAGATGTGTCCGGTAACGGTCACGACGCAACTTTACAAGGGAGCGCCAGCATCACAGCAGAGGGCTATGATGGTCAGGGCGCCGTAGATTTAGACGGTCAGGACGCATACGTGCAGTTGCCAGAGGATATATTACAGGACGTTAACGATTTTACAGTGTCAACCTGGGTCAATGTGCGTACCTCTTCTGTGTTTTCTAGAATATTTGATTTTGGCAAAAATGAAAGCGCTTATATGTTTTTGACACCGGATTCGGGTGAAGGGGTTCGTTTCGGGATGTCCACGGGAGGGTGGCAAGAAGAACAGAACATCCAACACCACACACCGTTAACAGAGGATGAATGGCAACAGGTGATCGTGGTCAAGCAAGGTGATGTGGGAAGATTATTGATTAACGGAGTGGAGGTTCAACGAAACGATAATCTCACCGTAACGGTGGATGATATCGGGGAGCATCCGCACACCTATCTGGGCAAGTCTCAGTTTGAAGCTGACCCTTATTTTGATGGGCAAATGGCGGACTTCCGTGTGTATGATAGAGCGTTAAGTCCAGATGAGATTTCAGCACTCACAGGCGTGGAGCCTGAAATCACGGAGATTGAGCCAATCCTATTAGCCATTCACGGTGATGAGGTGCCGACTTTACCTTCTGAAGTTGAAGCGGTCTATAACAATGGGATGAGGGTGGCTCTAGAGGTCACTTGGGAGGACATCGACCTCGACAACATTGATAGTTTCAAAGTTTACGAGGGTAACGTTGAGGGAACGGATCTCACTGCCAAGTTGCGATTCAAGTATAAACCAGTAGAGATAAGAGATGTGCCTGACGTTCAGGTGACCACTGAACAAGGGGTTCAACCTGAGTTACCTGAACAGGTGGACGTGCTACTAACGAATGGTGAGACACAACAGATTGACGTCGCCTGGGAGGACATAGATGAGCAACAATTAGCTGAATCGGGATCATTCACGGTAGAAGGCACGCTTCAACCACTGGCGTATACGAATCCTTTAATTGAGCAAAGAGCGGACCCGCTCATCTATAAGCATACGGACGGCTACTATTACTTTACCGCTTCAGTCCCTGAGTATGATCGTATCGTCCTACGTCGGGCGCAAACCATAGAAGGGCTGAAGGATGCGGAGGAAAAAGTCATTTGGACCAAGCACGACGAGGGGGAGATGGGTAATCACATATGGGCCCCAGAGCTCCACTACATCAATGATAAATGGTATATCTACTTCGCAGCGGGAACGGCAGAGGACAGATGGGCGATACGTCAGTATGCCCTGGAGAATACGGCGGAAAATCCGTTAGAAGGAGAGTGGGTTGAAAAAGGCAAGGTGGCGTACAACTTTGAAAGCTTTTCACTAGATGCGACGACATTTGAGCATCAGGGGCAGTTGTATATGGCTTGGGCGCAGAAGGACGGTGACGACTCCAACGTCTACATTGCTGAAATGGAAAATCCATGGACCATCTCAGGAGAACAAGTGCTGATCACAAGACCGGAGTATGATTGGGAGATTCAAGGGCATAGGGTGAATGAAGGGCCATACGTTATTAAACGTGACGGGAAGCTGTTCATGACCTTTTCTGCGAGTGCCACAGACGCCAATTACAGTATCGGTTTGTTAGCAGCCTCTGCAGATAGTGACCTACTCGACCCAGATTCGTGGGACAAGCTTCCCTACCCGATCTTCACTAGCGATCAAGACACGAGCGAATATGGGCCAGGACATAATAGTTTTACAATAGCGGAGGACGGTGAAACGGATCTGCTTGTCTATCATGCGCGGTCCTATGAAGAGATTGAGGGTGAACCCCTCTATGATCCGAACCGGCATACACGTGTACAGCCGATCTATTGGAATCCAGACGGCTCACCAAACCTAGGTGTGCCAGGTCATACGCTAGATACGTCGCTGAAGGTGCAAGCGGAAGTCACCGTGGCTGAAGGAGACGATTTTGCTTTTGCCGATCTTCACCATACACTCCAGCACTATACAGATGGAGGAGAGATCAGTCGGGGGGTGGCACAGTCCTTAGCAGCAAAATTAAACAATGCCGAGCGTCAAGAGAGTATGGGACATGAGTCACAAGCGTTGAAGCAGTTAGAGGATGCGAAGCGGATGCTAGAACGGGGTTATCCTAAGAACGTATCCGATGAAGCGTATGAGAGCTTACGGGACGGGATTGACGCACTGATTGAGCGCCTCTCAGCAGAGACACCGGAGGAAGGGCAAGATGTCCATTACACGATCAATATCGATGGCTCCGATCAATCGCGTCAGATCAGTCCTACCCTGTACGGTTTGTTCTATGAGGACATTAACTACGCAGCTGACGGCGGTCTTTACGCCGAGCTTGTCCAGAATCGGTCTTTTGAGTTTGACGATGCGATGTGGGCTTGGTCTACGCTCACAAGAGGTGAGGGTAGCGGGAGCACAAGGATTGAAACGGAAATGCCTCTCAATGAGCATAACCCGCATTACCTCCAACTCAGTGTGGACAATCCCGGTAAGGGGGTAGGGATTGTGAATAGCGGTTTTGACGGCATTCCCATCGAGAAAAATGAAAACTACCTTTTCTCCGTCTATGTTCGTACCCCTGATCACACGCAAGACAAGATAACTGTGAGCTTGGAAAGTACGGATGGTGAGGTCTATGGCCAAGCTGAACTAGAGGGCATCACGTCTGACTGGAAAAAGCTTGAAGCAACCATCAGAGCGCAAGTAACGGACGCCAATGCCCAGCTAACGGTGACGACGTCCGCAGCAGGTACACTCGATGTAGACATGGTCTCCCTTTTTCCTGAAGAAACGTGGCAGAATCGTCCGAACGGCATGCGCCAGGACTTGGCCCAAATGCTCGCTGACCTTCAACCTCAATTTTTCAGGTTCCCAGGGGGATGTATCGTTGAAGGGGGTGGTCTTGAACACTATTATAACTGGAAAGATACGATCGGGGATGTCGCCGAACGACCGATGAATGTGAACTTCTGGCGAAATAATCAGGTGCCCCATTATAATCAGTCGTACGGGCTGGGGTATTTTGAGTACTTTCAGTTCGCAAAGGATATTGGAGCAGAGCCCTTACCCGTTGTTTACGCTGGAATTACATCCTGTACATCAGATCCAGAGATGGTCCCAGTTGAAGACCTCGATCCGTATATCCAAGACGCGCTAGATCTCATAGAGTACGCCAATGGTCCGGCAACGAGTGAGTGGGGAGCGAAGCGTGCTGAAGCGGGTCATCCTGAGCCGTTTGACTTGAAATATCTAGCAATTGGAAATGAAGTATGTGGACCTGACTACCATGAGCGCTACGTTCGTTTTTATGACGCCATTAAGCAGGCGTACCCAGATATTGAGCTGGTGGTTTCTGCCGGATGGTCTCCCGATGATCACTGTTTCCATGACACATGGGAGTGGTTAGATGGTACGCCGGCTGAGGCGGATATGGTCGATGAGCATATGTACCAGTCGCCCGAATGGTTTTACCGTCAAGCGACGAGGTATGATGACTACGACCGCAATGGGCCCAACGTGTTTATCGGGGAGTATGCTGCCCATACCAGCAACATCGCAAACAATATGGAAAGTGCGTTGGCTGAAGCGGCCTTTATGACAGGCTTTGAGCGTAATGCTGATGTTGTGCAGATGGCCGCTTATGCCCCACTACTGGCCAAAGAGCACTATAACCAGTGGGCACCGAACATGATCTGGTTTAATAACACTGACGTGTACGGAACCCCTAACTACTATGTCCAACAGATGTTCAGTACCAACACAGGTGATATCGTACTACCCACTACATTGACAGAGAATGAAGTCGAGCCAGATCCTATCTCCGGTGCTGTTTTACTCGGGTCATGGAATACAGCCGTTGAGTATGACCATATTCAGGTGAAGAGTGATGGGGAAACACTTTTCTCTGACGATTTCACTGATTTTTCCTCCGAGTGGGAGGTCTATAACGGAAATTGGCAGGTTGAAGACGGTGTGCTACAGCAATTAGATATCACTGAGGATGCCAGAGTACAGGTAGGGGAGCAAGAGTGGCACGATTATACGATATCTGTGAGAGCGAGAAAAACGAGTGGGACTGAAGGCATGTTGATCGGCTTTGGTGTCCAAGGCACGGACGACTATTACTGGTGGAATCTAGGGGGATGGAACAATACCCAAACCGCAATTGAGAAGTCCGTAAACGGTACAAAATCGATCGTCGGACAAGCGACCACTCATCAGATTAACCCTGATCAGTGGTATGATATAGAGATTGAAGTATCGGGGCAACGGATTCGCTGCTATCTCGATGGCGAATTGATCCATGACGTCGTAGAGGAGCCGATTGCAGATATGTACACTGTGACTAGCTATGATCAAGAAACGGGGGACATCATCCTCAAGGTTGTAAACGCTTCCGAAGAGAATCAACGTACCCAAGTGAAGTTAGAACAGGTAGACGACATTCATCCTGTCGGAACGGCCACTGTGCTTCAAGCTGAATCTAAGCAGGATGAAAACAGCTTTGAACAACCTGAGCTTATCACGCCACAGACGCACCCTATCACAGGGTTAAGTAGAGCATTTGAATACGACTTTCCAGCAAATGCAGTCACGATCCTAAAGCTTAAAACGAGACAGGACTAGACTGAAGATTAAGGGAACACAAGGCTATAAGAGTGGCTATAAAGTGGCTATGAGTGTATAAATCAGATCAGTAAGTCGATCAAAAAAGGAGGTTGAGGAAAAAATGAACAGATCACTCATGCTGTGTATCGTGTTCGTCCTGACTTTAGGTCTTTGTGTCACGATTGCTGTCCCAGAAGAGGTGATGAGCATGCCAGAGGATTTAAGCTTGCTACTAGAAGCAGCTGAAGCACTAACAGTATACAACATCCATGACGTGCGCGGTCATCTGACCTTACCGACGGAGGGTAAGTATGGCGCTCATATCACCTGGAGATCCGAAGACCCCGACGTGATAACATCAACAGGTGAGGTGACGCGTCCAGCCCATGGTGAAGGGGATACACAAGTACGCTTAACGGCGACGCTCACGTTGAATGAAGAAACGATGACGAAATCTTTCCTCGCCACCGTCAGAGAAAGTCCCGAAGAAGAGGGATACGAAGGGTATGTCTTTTCCTATTTTATCGGGGAGGGTCATGCGCATGGAGAGCAGATTTATTTTGCTCTCAGTGAGGGAAACGATCCCCTACATTGGCAAACCTTAAATCAGGACGAGCCAGTGATCACATCACATCTCGGTGAGGAGGGGTTGAGAGATCCCTTTATCATTCGTTCCCCCGAAGGCGATCGGTTCTACATGATCGCGACAGATCTTAAAATATATGGCAACTGGGACTGGCATCGAGCCCAGACCGCAGGCAGTCGTGCCATCATGGTCTGGGAATCAACGGACCTTGTTCACTGGTCCGAACAAAGACGGGTTGTCGTCTCTCCTCCTGAAGCTGGGAACACCTGGGCACCTGAGATCTTCTACGATGAAGAAGGTGGACAGTATGTGATTTTCTGGGCCTCCAAGCTCTACGAAAATGAAGAGCAGCGTCAAAGTGGCCATTCATATCAGCGCATCATGCACACCACAACGAGAGATTTCCATACTTTTTCAGAGCCAGAGGTGTACATGGACTATGGTTACTCTGTAATTGACACGACAATGATCGAACATGATGGTAAGATATATCGCATAACCAAGGATGAGAGAGCGAATACGCCTACGACACCGAATGGCAAATTCGTCTTCCAAGAGGTGGGGGAGTCCATATTTGATCCACACTTTGAGATGATTAAGGAAGGTATAGGCCGTGGAACGATCAGTCAGGGAGAAGGACCAACGATGTTCAAATCCAACACAGAAGAAAAATGGTACCTTTTTATCGATGAATTTGGCGGTCGTGGTTACTTACCGTTTGAAACAACAGACTTAGATTCAGGCC is a window of Caldalkalibacillus salinus DNA encoding:
- a CDS encoding HIT family protein; this encodes MSKCPFCNLKAEQKVIENDLAIGFYDLYPVQKGHLLIIPKRHVATYFEATEEEVKAIHQLLHKGKELIDQEYDPDGYNIGVNIGEYGGQTVMHLHVHLIPRYKGDIGDPRGGIRKAIPNLVQYP
- a CDS encoding DEAD/DEAH box helicase family protein, with the translated sequence MNHSTKLITNNLIEEIKENIEQSTSVYVLVSFVMKSGVELLSPHLIRAMQKGTEIKILCGDYLYVTQPEALQVLTNLNHHNLEVRMWQSRGVSFHPKSYIFQRDANNGLLVVGSSNLSHSALKDGHEWNLSVEASTQQQTYEEAIDQFMKLFYHEQTLPLNKETLKQYKQEHALFHQTYRDLAQKWTEQEELSLMLSHNQETEQTIKVREKKVAYGEETQEIKPRPAQKEALEELKNTLEEGYDKALVVMATGLGKTYLVGFFALNYERILFIAHREEILYQAQSSFERIMPRHNFGIYNAKEKNTEANCIFASIFTLANKAHLEKFDPTDFDLIIIDEFHHAAAHTYQKVIDYFDPRFLLGITATPDRMDNKDVYAICDGNVAYRLHFLDAIQNGWLCPFEYHGVYDEIDYSQISWLGKKYDEKELLEAQVQNHVADNIYNAWKKHKQSRTIAFCSSVKQADYLARYFQDQGVHSLALHSKEINISRNKAIQWLETGEIEAIFTVDLFNEGVDIPSVDTLLFVRPTESLTVFTQQIGRGLRLAEDKEYCTVIDLIGNYKNADIKLSVLSTEGMEGTLQRGKANIVPVIPDNCKLNLDTKVINLLEELKKKRQPRKESLREAYFDLKQELGQRPSYLEFHLQASAESHMIRQEFKSYIGFLSWLKDLTVEEEEIYHQHQNWFREVERTSMAKSYKMIVLQYMLNKGVKDWLQPVTPDEVSSFFHQYLTEKEYRKRIDFSDKASRKLWEYNKEKISKLITDMPMTKWSGSSKGLVTFEDGLFKINIDVKYEDLEVVHNWTQQICEYRLHAHFERKGNRS
- a CDS encoding DUF3139 domain-containing protein, which gives rise to MRNKKRIILIVIVTFVTIMIIAPFLFIEYQHYNIEKKVTAHLLDDKDYNQEEFEITKTTIGKLPLYSANVVFKDEPEIIYIYKVGSELVFQIDVATVDNNTHPDEIDSEFKHEDESIY
- a CDS encoding DEAD/DEAH box helicase — its product is MLKKGLYEEIINKQLREELKHLDDTYDIEKESIDVEDARKVLSAYISHVTRRALHYVRDQEKDPSDALLAQIKTCNDIIQTLSEKLDEDEFNSLHIEEKGEVLHSVYSKLNTIDKMKNSKPIRPVTPLSQSSLFTGSNFEPNMLSELKKEILSSDRIDFLVSFIKWSGLRVIMEELEKFTQSGGQLRVITTSYMEATDYKAIMELSQLKNTDIKISYDVERTRLHAKAYLFKRDTGFSTAYIGSSNLSNPALTSGLEWNMKVTEKDSFDIIKKFEATFESYWNDSEFKTFQADQEQDHERLKRALKKKGVHEADFSFSFHIEPYHYQQEMLEKLQVEREVFGRNKNLLVAATGVGKTVVSAFDYRRFRKKNGQQARLLFVAHREEILKQSRDTFRAILNDYNFGDLLVGGHVPERLDHLFVSVQSLNSTNLYENTETTYYDYIIVDEFHHAAAKSYQKLLEYYNPKVLLGLTATPERRDGGDIFSYFDHVVASEMRLPEAINKKLLSPFQYFCVTDTEDLSKLKWRHKGYDINELEHVYTDNKVRSNQIVKSLYKYVTDVDEVKGLGFCVSIKHAEYMAHFFNQKGIRAVYLHGGSDKETRLSAKQRLINGDIKLIFVVDLYNEGVDIPEVNTVLFLRPTESLTVFLQQLGRGLRLAEGKECLTVLDFVGRAHQNYNFEEKFRALIGKTKHSVRHYVEQGFFNVPKGSFIQLEKQAKENILSNIKTSMNTRSGLVKKLKYFKEDTGLDVTLENVLEHYRMSLYDFYGKNGDRSFVRLGVEAGIFEEFIHPDEKKITKRLPHLLHLNSRKLLSFLLNYIQHGAMHTKEETQMLAMFYYSFYKDVPYKEGFTSIEEGVKHVLRSQQMTYEIKSILSYNYQTLDQMEIQHDLNFTCPLGVHSSYSKAQIMAALGYFNDERAPSFREGVKYFADKKLDVFFVTLNKSEKDFSPSTLYEDYAINERLFHWQTQSGVSEKTPTAQRYINHRELNHQVALFVREYRKENGYTAPFIFLGTVEYVNHSGNKPMSFKWKLKHPMPPSLVPKANKNIL